The Macadamia integrifolia cultivar HAES 741 chromosome 3, SCU_Mint_v3, whole genome shotgun sequence genome segment CCATCTATTTCCATTTCTATTGCTTTATATTTCTCATAGATAGGGTTCACTACTCATACCAAACATTCTCGTAAATCTTCAGAAATTGAAATCCAAAGAGAGCTTAAATCTGTTTTATGAATATAATGCTTGGTCTGTTGACTACCTCATGATGAGGTAAAAGACTTTTGAGCAGCTAAAAAACATTTCCATTTACACAAGCTGTGAGTAGATAGAGAATCAGAGATTATGAAGATGAAATCCTTTTTTGTCTCCGCATCCTccgtaaataaataaataaataaaaaaaaaataaataaataaataacccaaaATCTGAGGTTGGGGAAATTAGGCACAAAAGAGGCATTAAAGTTACAAGTTAGATGCACAAATGTTGTTACGAAATTGTAGAaaagttaatatttttttattaaaaaaatgctAGTCATTTTGCTCGAACATGGTGAGGAAGAACCTACATATTCTCCACATCATGATATTTGAGAGGACACACACGTACGCATATGACTTTGTCCTTGGAAAAGTGAGCACAAGGATTCGTTGTTCATTGCATAAGTCAAAGATGATTTGCGAGTATTTTGGCATATAgttgaattgcatgttgtactACATTCCCATTTAGTTGCACAAGCACAATGTTAGTATCTTATGGACTGAGTTGTAGGGTTAGGACTCATGAATTGCCACGGGCATTTGTATTTCTTGTAATGCCTGGAATTGTAAGTAAAATTTGTAACTAAGAAATTGCTTGCGAAGGAGCATATGTGATTGGGTTTGATTTACAGTCTGTTCTAAGAAATATTTACCATccgaaaagaggaaaaaatatagTCTTTGTCTAAAGAGATGTGTTGAGAAACGGCAGATGAATAGAACCTTTCAACGAGATAGTGCTTTTTCAAATCTCTCAAAATGGAATCTGTTCCAAACATATATGTTATGGTTCCTTACTTTGACAGGTGCAAATATCTCAATTTCACATTTTTGGATACTTCTTCAGACCTATTGCCGCTACTAATTAGCAGTCACAAATTTTTGTCTATTTTTCATGATATTATGCATGGATCAGATATATAATGGCCCTGTCATGTGGTAGAGTGACCTTAGCAGAAATTTATCACATGAGGATTGAGGAAAGGGTGGCTGATATGGTCAACATGTGGATCAACTTCAGATGTGTTATGTTTgtttcgaattcttgacccgttttgaagagtGATCTGtgccgacatattttggtggcaacccgaaTGGGATTTTTGTTTCTAAGATGGTAGTAGAGAGGTTGGGTCGATAGCCCCGCGATACGGCACGACCGGACCAGCCGCGACCTGATGGATCAACCCAAACCGGAGGAGTATAttatgtactatcgtcttgttgataAGTAGtgaaaattggggtttttcgtGTTAGGGTTTATGGGCGAGTTTTCTTGTTGTGATTTGGGTGCTCTTGAGAGAAATCTCCATTTTAACTTGTTCAAaaatagtgaatcatcttcttcttcgtccgagGACGTAGCAAACCACATCGATGTGTGAGCCTCATTAATTATTTGTGTCTTGTGCGAATTTGAGCTTCTTTTCTTcgtatttttttgtgtttgttctaacaagaTGAATTCTCACAACTGAGTCTGACATCCACTTAGTTACAGCTTTTTTAGAATCAAAAACATTTGATGAGGAATCAAATTTTCTTGATTCGTGGCTTAAAATGTAATTGAAAATTTATGAAACTTGTACATTAATTTTTCATGGCTTAAACTTGTACATTAATTTCCTTTATATCTTGGGACTTTAATACTTTCAGCACTGTAGGAGTATGGACCCGCTGATTTCTAGGATCATAATTGATATATTTATCTGGGTGGGTTGTTTGAGAAAATTTTGAAGTTAACAAACTAAATGAaatactgcttttatttttttttctttattgtccCTTCTGATGTAAAATTATATCTGTTATATTACTACGTGGTGTGGTCTGATCTCGCACGCCGTAACTGGCATGTGGCAATTTGGTTGGTGCCAAAATTCAGTGGACCTGTTGCTCATGTCTCATGTACTCATGGTTTTAATCTCATTTGTGGCTTCTCCTTGGTGGTTGTAATGCCTTCCGAAATCTTTTGAAAAGGGTCCTTTCTTTGAGTTGGGCTTGGTAATTATTAGATAATTGAACtggtatttttttatgattctagGAAAgtgaaagtgaagaagatggtcttgatgaaggagatgatgatgttgaggAAGAGCATGAACATGAACCTGAGGTTCCAGTGCCACCAGGACCAGTGGTGAAGAAGCCCCCTCAGGCTTCTTTGCCACCAAAGGATACAGAAAGGCAGCTGTCGAAGAAGGAACTCAAGAAAAAGGAGCTCGCAGAACTTGAAGCTGTTTTGGCCGAGTTTGCAATGAACAATAAAGAGACCACTGGTGCAGATGAATCAGATGGTAATTTTTTATCTATAACCTATGTGTGCATCAAGTAAATCACCAACTTGAACTCTTTGGAAGATGGGTCGGTCTTTTGGAATTATTTTTGGTGCCAATTTTAGTATATATAGGACATTATTCATCTTTATTGTATCAACTCTGATGCCTGCAGAGTCATTACAAGTGAATAAGTGATCATTGCGTATTAAATTCTGGTGCATGTCCAGGTATAAGGTCATTTTGCTTGAGTTTCCTCCTGACAATAAAGATATTATGTGCACATATGCAGGTACTgcacaagagaagaaaacagaggaaatcaatggagatgtggagaagaaggagagtgCTCCTTCGGAGAGCAAGaatgcaaagaagaagaagaagaaggataagtCTTCCAAGGAGGTCAAAGAACAACAGGACCAGCCTAATGGTTCAGAGGTCAGAGATGGACTGGATGAAACTGCTGGGACCGAAAATGCAGAAGAGGATGCATCAGCCATTGATGTAAAAGAGCGTCTAAAGAAGGTTGCGtctatgaagaagaaaaaatcaaataaggAGATGGATGCAGCAGCTAAAGCTGCCGCTCTCGAGGCTGCTGCAAGGAGTGCAAAGCTTGCTGcagcaaagaagaaagaaaagaatcacTATAACCAAAAGCCAGTGCGGTAAACCTCCCCATTTTGGATGGGAGCATGCATGTATTCGCCTTGTTCATTCGTTGAATGCGAAATAAACATCAGATGACCTTGACGGTATAGAACGCTGGTTTTACTTGAAAAATATCCATTTTGGCTCTTGAGATCTGGCCAATGCCCCGTGTCATGTGACATATTGTTTCagacatttttcttttattaaatatCTTTCTTGGATGTTACTTGAATTTGACAACTGGCTATTGGATAGtctctcttcaattttttttttatgtgcttTTTGATGGATTGGGTGTACTGTGCCTCCTGGAGTAGTGATGCGAAACGTTTCCAGAGTTGGTTTAAAACCTGTTTCTCTGGCAAGGTTTGAATATCTAAACCTACAAAAGTAATGCATATCTTGAAGCTGTAGCTTGCCGACTTGCAGTCACCTGCCTTATTGCCGCCCTAACGCGTAACTTTAATGAGTGGTGGGCAATGTCTGTCAGAGAGTTCTAATTATTTCTGGGCTGCCACCTTCTGGTCAAAATTGTCAACTCTCTGAAGCGAGGGGGTGAGGTGCAGTGACAGCGAGGGGTGAAggggtgaggtgcagtgagtatTTAAGGGCGGGCTGGGGTGCATGGTAGATCCTCCCAGTCGTTGAGTCACTGTAGACACTTTGACTCACTTTCACAGTCTCGTACAACTGTAATATATACGATTCCTGGTTTGGTCAGTTCTGTTCTGCAGGAGCGTTTCTGAGTGGGAAATAGTTATCTGGATAGTACTTTTGCAGGGTAGACGTACGTTTCTCCATTCTACCGTCTCACCATCACTAACCACTCTCGGttctcaattctcaattctcaattctcaattctCCTGACTGATGCGAAGTTCCCAAGTAGACTTCTTTTTGGTAGAACTCACTAAGTAGAGACCAACCAAAGCAAGAGATTCTTTAGATCTTTCTTAAGGGCCATGCCACAAACAAATGATCAATGAATTGTTCGAAGATATAGGAGCAGAAAACAGAGCCCGTGATTTGGGGATATGAAGGGCTTGTAAggtagggaaaaaaatcgtctgcaattttgATATCGTAtaatttcgtgcaataccaccttcaggcggtgacacgtgtattgatattaATACAATGgctcagatctgatttaaatgtatTTTCACTGatataatgttttattagttgtaccagatctgggccattgtattggtattaatACATGTATCACCGCCTAAagatggtattgcacggaattgtacgagatcgaaattgcagacgatttcaacccggtAGGGTAGGGTAGAGCAGAGAGACAAAGAAGCCATACTAGATGAGTCCAGCAATTGCTCAGGCACTTGTGGGAATCCATCTTGATCAGAGGATTCAGGAGATGAATCGTTGGCAGCAATGGTAGCATGTGGTGGTGGCGGCAGTGGCAGCAGATGAACCAATACACACTCTATGCCAAAGCATTAGTGCATAACCTTCCACCCCCATATCATTATTACACATTCATCTGCGCATTTTGCTTGCTAAACATCGTTTTCCCTACCTCGACAACCATCTTCTAGACTAATAAAATCATGTGGAACAAAGTTTTCCTTTCTGGGTTTTTGATTTTGTCCTCCCTTGTTTACGCCAACGCCATTGCCACACTCTCACCACCACTATCACCACTCCACTATGCTTGACACAGATGGCAATGACCTCCATTCTGCGATGACATGCTACATCCTCTCTGCCACCAGGGGAGGCAGTGACGGCGGTGTCTCCGtggacaagagagagagagagagagccaccTCTCATGGCCACACGACCCACATCCCGACAGCGAAACATAGCTTCTATGACATGAACATGGGTACCCCGTCATTTTCTCTCCAGCATCCTTACAACACAGAATTGCGGCAGACAGGAATCCACCACAGCAGGAGTAAGAttcctgagagagagagagagagagaggaggagggtATGAACATGTTCTCTCCCGCATCTTCCCAACACAGAATTGCGGCAGAGACGGGAATATCCACCACTGCAGGAGTATGATTCCTCtgacagagaaagaagagggtTTGATGATTCAGGTATCGATGGACATGAACATTAGGTTCTCGGGGATGAACAGAAGTAAGGTGTGGcagatggaagagaggaaggaggaaCCATTGGGATCGAGGGATTCAATGAGGTATGTGAGCTGGGAGAAGCCAGGGTACCCAGAGGCATTGATGATGAGGAACTGGTTCATGATCTGGAGGATGAGCGAGGATTGTTGGGGAAATAAACGGGAGAATCGCCACTTCACGGGTCTATTGTATCTAGGGTAATTAATGGGACTCACCCATCATAGAACCATATAAATGTCTGAGAAGCCTCCATGACTATTGATCACGAATTTTGGTTCCTCGATGGTATTTTG includes the following:
- the LOC122073981 gene encoding DNA ligase 1-like, yielding MVGGGSRRDDGPIGINSTNVFAALESLRKKKKSDKEHGSSKSKGSSKSQAKEPEQQVFWQPTPLAVKSWADVDDDDDDDYYATTAPPQSVWGTSEPQQNKESSPPLEESESEEDGLDEGDDDVEEEHEHEPEVPVPPGPVVKKPPQASLPPKDTERQLSKKELKKKELAELEAVLAEFAMNNKETTGADESDGTAQEKKTEEINGDVEKKESAPSESKNAKKKKKKDKSSKEVKEQQDQPNGSEVRDGLDETAGTENAEEDASAIDVKERLKKVASMKKKKSNKEMDAAAKAAALEAAARSAKLAAAKKKEKNHYNQKPVR